From one Eulemur rufifrons isolate Redbay chromosome 23, OSU_ERuf_1, whole genome shotgun sequence genomic stretch:
- the TPPP3 gene encoding tubulin polymerization-promoting protein family member 3, producing the protein MAASTDVAGLEESFRKFAIHGDPKASGQEMNGKNWAKLCKDCKVADGKAVTGTDVDIVFSKVKGKSARVINYEEFKKALEELATKRFKGKSKEEAFDAICQLVAGKEPANVGVTKAKTGGAVERLTDTSKYTGSHKERFDESGKGKGIAGRQDILDDSGYVSAYKNAGTYDAKVKK; encoded by the exons ATGGCAGCGAGCACAGACGTAGCTGGCCTGGAGGAGAGCTTCCGCAAGTTTGCCATCCATGGCGACCCCAAGGCCAGTGGGCAAGAGATGAATGGCAAGAACTGGGCCAAGCTGTGCAAGGACTGCAAGGTGGCTGATGGAAAGGCCGTGACAGGGACCGATGTCGACATCGTCTTCTCCAAAGTCAA GGGGAAGTCTGCTCGAGTCATCAACTATGAGGAGTTCAAGAAGGCCCTGGAAGAGCTGGCAACTAAGCGATTCAAGGGGAAGAGCAAGGAGGAGGCCTTTGATGCCATCTGCCAGCTGGTGGCAGGCAAGGAACCAGCCAACGTGGGCGTCACT AAAGCGAAAACAGGAGGTGCTGTGGAGCGGCTGACTGACACCAGCAAGTATACCGGTTCCCACAAGGAGCGCTTCGACGAGAGCGGCAAGGGCAAGGGCATTGCTGGACGGCAGGACATCCTGGATGACAGCGGCTATGTGAGTGCCTACAAGAATGCAGGCACCTATGATGCCAAGGTGAAGAAGTGA